The genomic window GATTCGGGCAAACCGGGACCCCCTATTTGGCGGCAACCCTCCCGAGCCGCTGGCCCCTTACCTGCAGGAATTGATCACGGCCGTAACCGCCAGCACCGCAGCTGGCAGGCCCGCCATGGGCATCGTGTTTGATGGTGACGGCGACCGCATCGCCGCCGTGGATGAGCGCGGCCGCTTCTGCAGCACCCAGCTGCTGATGCCCCTATTCATCGACCACCTGGCCCGGGCTCGCCAGCTGCCGGGCTGCGTAATCAAAACCGTAAGCGGCTCCGACCTGATGCAGCTTGTGGCAGAAGGCCTGGAGCGCCAGGTGCTGGAAAAGCCCGTGGGCTTCAAATACATCGCTGCCGAGATGCTGAGCGGCGAGGTGCTGGTGGGCGGCGAAGAATCGGGCGGCGTGGGCTTCGGCATGCATCTGCCAGAGCGGGATGCGCCCTTTGCAGCCCTGCTGCTGATCGAAGCGCTGGTGGAGGGGGGCGTGCCCTTGGGGGAGCGGATCGATGCCCTGCAGCAGCGCTGCGGTGGTGCCGCCGCCTACGACCGACTCGACCTGCGCCTGCCAGACATGGCAGCCCGCGAGCGCCTCGAGGCAAAGCTGGCCGCAGCACCTCCCAGCGAGGTGGCCGGCAGCCCCGTGCTGGAGGTGATCACCACCGATGGGGTGAAGCTGCGCCTAGGCCCCAGCCACTGGCTAATGTTGCGCTTCTCCGGCACCGAACCGCTGCTGCGGCTCTACTGCGAAGCCCCCAGCGAAGCCCGGGTGGCTGAGGTGCTGGGCTGGGCGCGGCAGCTCGCCGAGGGGATCTGAAGTGCTGGTGATCGCCAGCGGCAACCCAGGCAAAGTCCACGAGTTCAGCCACCTGCTCACCGGGCTGGGCCTGGAGATCCGGCCCCAGCCCAAGGGCCTGGAGGTGGAGGAAACCGGCAGCACCTTCGCCGAAAATGCCCGCCTCAAAGCCACCGCCGTAGCCCGCGCCACAGGCGCCTGGGCCCTCGCCGACGACTCGGGCCTGGCCGTCGAGGCCCTCGGCGGTGCTCCGGGCGTCCACTCGGCCCGCTATGCCGACACGGACGTCGCCCGGATCGCGCGCCTGCTGAAGGAGCTAGCCACTGCCCAGGCCGCCGACCCTGCCGCCAGCCGTGCGGCCCGGTTCACCGCCGCCCTGGCGGTGGCGGATCCCAGCGGCACCATCCGCCTGGAGGTGGAGGGGATCTGTCCGGGCACGATCCTCAAGGCACCACGCGGATCTGGTGGCTTCGGTTACGACCCGGTCTTTCTCGTGGATGAAGCCGGGCGGACCTTCGCGGAGATGGCCAAGGCGGAGAAGGCCCGACTTGGCCACCGCGGTCGTGCCTTCGCCCTGCTGGAGCCCCAGCTGCGTGCCCTGCTGGGCTGACGATCAGCCCTTCAGCGGCGCCCAGGCCATGGTGGCGTTGAACTTCTCGCACCAGATCAGCACCGAGCCCTGCTTGCTGAGATCGATCGAGGCGGGAATGGTGTAGCTCTGCGCTCCCATACTGGTTTTCAGCGGCGCCAGGATCGTGTAGCTACCGGGCTTGAGCGGATAGCCGGGCGCCTTGGTGCTGGCCAGGGGCGTAGTCGAGGCGCTGAAGACGATCTTCAGATCGGGGGCCATGTCGCTGGTCTTGAAGTCCTTGCTGAGCGTCAGCATCTTCTTGCCGCCTTCGCTATGGATCAAGAAGCCGCCGCTCACGGGTTTCTCCGCCATCCGGAAACTTCCCTTGGCCATCGCACCGGCCATCGTCCCGGCAGCCTCTTTCTGCATGGGTTTGATCATCGGCTTGGACATGGATTCGGCGTGGAGCGCCGCGCCCGAGAGCAGGGAGGCACCGACCAAGGCCAGGGCAGCGGAGCGGGCCAGGGTGGAGGAGAAGGGCGTCATGACGAACGAGGAGTGGGGGCGTGTGTGCTGCGCAGTGGGAGGGGGTGAACCAACCGAGTTGAACCCAACGGGATCGACCTCTGCGTCCAGGGATACCGCTAGGCCTCGATATCGGATTGGAACGCCCTCACTCCCAACCCATGCAGTCCTGCCGTCGCTGGGCGTTCCGCCAATCCGATCGGGCTGCCCAGCGGTATCCCCATCAGTCGATTCCCGCTGAGAGTGCCTGAACGGCCATCCCCCTGTGAACTTTCCCGCCCAACAACCAGATGCCGCTGCCGCCAGGCCGCTGCTGCAGGGGTTCGCGTCTGATCCGCCGAGCCCCACCGATCTCGGTGCGCTCTACGACTCATACGGCGGCCCCGTTTACCGCCTGGCGCTGCGGCTATGCCGCTCGAACCAGGAGGCGGAAGACCTCTGCCACGACGTCTTTCTGCGGTACTGGAAGCAGGAGCGCTACGAGCCCTCCCGCGGGCCAGTGCTGGCCTACCTGCTGCTGCTGACCCGCTCGATGGCAATCAACCGCCT from Cyanobium sp. Tous-M-B4 includes these protein-coding regions:
- a CDS encoding phosphoglucomutase/phosphomannomutase family protein, whose product is MASAPLPLEASPIAFGTDGWRGILGVDITLDRLLPVAAAAARELAHSAPEGLKSREVVIGYDRRFLAPELAEAICSAVRGCGLEPLLSATATPTPASSWAVVQRQALGALVITASHNPPEWLGLKIKGPFGGSVEGDFTRRVETRLEAGGITVPIPGDPQRFDALGTYVAGLQTKVDTAALAAGLERLGLTVIVDPMHGSAAGVLPALLGDGARSSGVIREIRANRDPLFGGNPPEPLAPYLQELITAVTASTAAGRPAMGIVFDGDGDRIAAVDERGRFCSTQLLMPLFIDHLARARQLPGCVIKTVSGSDLMQLVAEGLERQVLEKPVGFKYIAAEMLSGEVLVGGEESGGVGFGMHLPERDAPFAALLLIEALVEGGVPLGERIDALQQRCGGAAAYDRLDLRLPDMAARERLEAKLAAAPPSEVAGSPVLEVITTDGVKLRLGPSHWLMLRFSGTEPLLRLYCEAPSEARVAEVLGWARQLAEGI
- a CDS encoding DM13 domain-containing protein; its protein translation is MVGASLLSGAALHAESMSKPMIKPMQKEAAGTMAGAMAKGSFRMAEKPVSGGFLIHSEGGKKMLTLSKDFKTSDMAPDLKIVFSASTTPLASTKAPGYPLKPGSYTILAPLKTSMGAQSYTIPASIDLSKQGSVLIWCEKFNATMAWAPLKG
- the rdgB gene encoding RdgB/HAM1 family non-canonical purine NTP pyrophosphatase; this encodes MLVIASGNPGKVHEFSHLLTGLGLEIRPQPKGLEVEETGSTFAENARLKATAVARATGAWALADDSGLAVEALGGAPGVHSARYADTDVARIARLLKELATAQAADPAASRAARFTAALAVADPSGTIRLEVEGICPGTILKAPRGSGGFGYDPVFLVDEAGRTFAEMAKAEKARLGHRGRAFALLEPQLRALLG